A genomic segment from Blastococcus sp. PRF04-17 encodes:
- a CDS encoding DUF3105 domain-containing protein, with amino-acid sequence MAQDRKNAPATAKRSGSSRSGAAATGTRNGKGGRTRPAANVVAPQRPWGLIAAAIAVVVFAAAVITYAVIKVNEANANRIESVDEIEGIRSYDYAAGQEHVVTTVEYSESPPVGGPHAPPPDWADCTGTVYDVDIRHENAVHSLEHGAVWVTYNPDEVTDEDIATLAELVENEPGRMLSPYVGQDSPVSIQSWGHQLKVDDATDERLKQFADFLTLNSEFTPEPGASCENPTFAANPTPAEVAPQ; translated from the coding sequence TTGGCCCAGGACCGCAAGAACGCCCCCGCGACCGCGAAGCGCAGCGGGTCCTCACGGTCCGGCGCCGCCGCCACCGGGACGCGGAACGGGAAGGGCGGGCGGACCCGTCCGGCCGCGAACGTCGTCGCGCCGCAGCGGCCCTGGGGACTGATCGCCGCGGCGATCGCCGTCGTGGTCTTCGCCGCCGCGGTCATCACCTACGCGGTGATCAAGGTCAACGAGGCCAACGCCAACCGGATCGAGAGCGTCGACGAGATCGAGGGCATCCGGTCCTACGACTACGCCGCCGGCCAGGAGCACGTCGTCACCACGGTCGAGTACTCCGAGTCCCCGCCCGTCGGCGGCCCGCACGCGCCTCCGCCGGACTGGGCCGACTGCACCGGGACCGTGTACGACGTCGACATCCGCCACGAGAACGCGGTGCACAGCCTCGAGCACGGCGCCGTCTGGGTCACCTACAACCCCGACGAGGTCACCGACGAGGACATCGCCACGCTCGCGGAGCTGGTCGAGAACGAGCCCGGCCGAATGCTGTCCCCCTACGTGGGCCAGGACTCCCCGGTGAGCATCCAGTCGTGGGGCCACCAGCTCAAGGTGGACGACGCGACCGACGAACGACTCAAGCAGTTCGCGGACTTCCTGACCCTGAACAGCGAGTTCACGCCGGAACCGGGCGCCAGCTGCGAGAACCCGACGTTCGCCGCGAACCCGACGCCGGCCGAGGTCGCCCCGCAGTGA
- the argS gene encoding arginine--tRNA ligase, translating into MTPEQLQDVVRTAVGAVAGRGALPVEVPSEVVVERPKNPEHGDYATNVALRLAKPAGRPPRAVAELLAEELQAQAGIERVDVAGPGFLNITLAQGALGTIAVDAVTAGEGYGRTDVLAGQRLNLEFVSANPTGPVTLGSTRWAAVGDAMARLLESSGASVSREYYVNDAGAQIERFARSLQAAALGRPVPEDGYQGDYVDVVAQQVVGGTAGLLDLPEDEQVAVFADRGVAAMVSDIRTTLDDFGVHFDTFFSERTLHESGALEKAVARLREQGHVFESDGAVWLRTTDFGDDKDRVLIKAGGEPTYFAADCAYYLDKRSRGFDRVVIMLGADHSGYVGRYKALVAAAGDDPDAHLEILIGQLVNLVKDGEPVRMSKRKGNFVLLTDLVDAVGRDAARYALARASVDQPIDIDADLWSRQTNDNPVFYVQYAHARISSVLRNAGDLGLTTSLTPPAPGDVDVAQLTHDRENDLLRAIGEFPRVLSTAAELRAPHRVARYLEELAGTYHRFYDACRVLPRGDEEAGPLTTARLWLCAATATVLRNGLGVLGVSAPERM; encoded by the coding sequence GTGACACCGGAGCAGCTGCAGGACGTCGTCCGGACCGCCGTCGGGGCGGTCGCGGGCCGAGGCGCGCTGCCCGTCGAGGTCCCCTCCGAGGTGGTCGTCGAACGCCCCAAGAACCCGGAGCACGGCGACTACGCGACCAATGTCGCCCTCCGCCTGGCCAAGCCGGCCGGGCGGCCGCCCCGCGCTGTCGCCGAGTTGCTCGCCGAGGAACTGCAGGCCCAGGCCGGCATCGAGCGCGTCGACGTCGCCGGGCCCGGCTTCCTCAACATCACCCTCGCGCAGGGCGCACTGGGGACGATCGCGGTCGATGCCGTGACGGCCGGCGAGGGCTACGGCCGCACCGACGTGCTCGCCGGCCAGCGGCTGAACCTGGAGTTCGTCTCGGCGAACCCGACCGGGCCGGTCACGCTCGGTTCCACGCGGTGGGCCGCCGTCGGCGACGCCATGGCCCGGCTCCTGGAGTCGAGCGGCGCGTCGGTCAGCCGCGAGTACTACGTCAACGACGCCGGCGCCCAGATCGAGCGGTTCGCCCGCAGCCTGCAGGCGGCGGCACTGGGCCGGCCGGTGCCCGAGGACGGCTACCAGGGCGACTACGTCGACGTCGTCGCGCAGCAGGTCGTCGGCGGCACAGCGGGGCTGCTCGACCTCCCGGAGGACGAACAGGTCGCGGTGTTCGCCGACCGGGGCGTCGCGGCGATGGTCTCCGACATCCGCACCACCCTCGACGACTTCGGTGTGCACTTCGACACGTTCTTCTCCGAGCGGACGCTGCACGAGTCCGGCGCCCTGGAGAAGGCGGTGGCCCGGCTGCGGGAGCAGGGGCACGTCTTCGAGTCCGACGGCGCCGTCTGGCTGCGGACGACGGACTTCGGGGACGACAAGGACCGGGTGCTGATCAAGGCCGGCGGTGAGCCGACCTACTTCGCCGCCGACTGCGCCTACTACCTGGACAAGCGCTCGCGGGGCTTCGACCGGGTCGTCATCATGCTGGGCGCCGACCACTCCGGTTACGTCGGCCGGTACAAGGCGCTGGTCGCCGCCGCCGGCGACGACCCGGACGCGCACCTGGAGATCCTGATCGGGCAGCTGGTGAACCTGGTCAAGGACGGCGAGCCGGTCCGGATGAGCAAGCGCAAGGGCAACTTCGTGCTGCTCACCGACCTGGTCGACGCGGTCGGCCGCGATGCGGCCCGCTACGCGCTGGCCCGCGCCTCGGTGGACCAGCCGATCGACATTGACGCCGATCTGTGGAGCAGGCAGACCAACGACAACCCGGTCTTCTACGTGCAGTACGCGCACGCCCGGATCTCCTCGGTGCTGCGCAACGCGGGCGACCTCGGCCTGACCACGAGCCTCACCCCGCCCGCCCCGGGAGACGTCGACGTCGCGCAGCTCACCCACGACCGGGAGAACGACCTGCTGCGGGCCATCGGCGAGTTCCCGCGCGTGCTGTCGACGGCCGCCGAACTGCGGGCGCCGCACCGGGTGGCCCGCTACCTCGAGGAGCTGGCGGGTACCTACCACCGCTTCTACGATGCCTGCCGGGTCCTGCCCCGCGGCGACGAGGAGGCCGGCCCGCTGACCACCGCCCGGCTGTGGCTGTGCGCCGCGACGGCGACGGTCCTGCGCAACGGTCTCGGTGTGCTCGGCGTGAGCGCTCCGGAGCGGATGTGA
- the lysA gene encoding diaminopimelate decarboxylase, which translates to MRAHPAGPLHGNISPPTAAGAPPADPGALDPHVWPRSAERVDGVLHLGGRPVTELAREHGTPLFVLDEGDFRGRAGDFAAAFADADVHYASKAFLCGQVARWIADDGLHLDACSGNELALALAAGFPAERIALHGNNKSLVELQLAVDAGIGHVVVDSFDEIDRLVPLARARTQDGGPPVPVLIRSTVGIEAHTHEFIATAHEDQKFGFSLATGDALAAARRVIEEPALRLTGLHSHIGSQIFDTAGFEAAAHRVVGLLAAVRRETGETLEELNLGGGFGIAYLPEDDPVSPADIAARLRSVVAAECAEQGLPVPRLAVEPGRAIAGPGTVTLYEIGTIKPVRLGASGAPGTPLVRNYVSVDGGMSDNIRTALYDASYTCVLANRTSDAPPALCRVVGKHCESGDILVRDLWLPSDVQAGDLLAVAATGAYCWSMASNYNYLLKPPVVAVRDGAATEIVRRQTLADVFALDAVLADQAAPSPAPSQPAPEHPVGARS; encoded by the coding sequence GTGAGAGCGCACCCCGCGGGGCCGCTGCACGGGAACATCTCCCCGCCCACGGCCGCCGGTGCCCCGCCGGCGGACCCCGGTGCGCTCGACCCGCACGTCTGGCCCCGGTCCGCCGAGCGCGTCGACGGCGTGCTGCACCTGGGTGGCCGGCCGGTCACCGAGCTGGCGAGGGAGCACGGCACGCCGCTGTTCGTGCTCGACGAGGGCGACTTCCGGGGCCGCGCCGGCGACTTCGCCGCCGCGTTCGCCGACGCCGACGTGCACTACGCGTCCAAGGCGTTCCTCTGCGGCCAGGTCGCCCGGTGGATCGCCGACGACGGTCTGCACCTCGACGCCTGCAGCGGCAACGAGCTGGCGCTGGCGCTGGCGGCCGGGTTCCCCGCCGAGCGCATCGCCCTGCACGGCAACAACAAGTCGCTCGTCGAGCTCCAGCTGGCGGTCGACGCCGGGATCGGGCACGTCGTCGTCGACTCCTTCGACGAGATCGACCGGCTGGTCCCGCTGGCCCGCGCCCGAACCCAGGACGGCGGACCGCCGGTGCCGGTGCTCATCCGCTCGACGGTGGGCATCGAGGCGCACACCCACGAGTTCATCGCCACCGCCCACGAGGACCAGAAGTTCGGTTTCTCCCTCGCGACCGGTGACGCGCTCGCCGCCGCCCGCCGGGTGATCGAGGAGCCGGCACTGCGGCTGACCGGCCTGCACAGCCACATCGGCTCCCAGATCTTCGACACCGCAGGCTTCGAGGCCGCCGCGCACCGGGTCGTCGGGTTGCTGGCCGCCGTCCGCCGGGAGACGGGGGAGACCCTCGAGGAGCTCAACCTCGGCGGCGGCTTCGGCATCGCCTACCTGCCCGAGGACGACCCGGTCAGCCCCGCCGACATCGCCGCCCGGCTGCGCTCCGTCGTCGCCGCCGAGTGCGCCGAGCAAGGCCTGCCGGTGCCTCGTCTGGCCGTCGAGCCCGGCCGCGCGATCGCGGGCCCCGGCACGGTCACCCTGTACGAGATCGGCACCATCAAGCCGGTGCGGCTGGGCGCCAGCGGCGCGCCGGGCACCCCGCTGGTGCGCAACTACGTGTCGGTGGACGGCGGGATGAGCGACAACATCCGCACCGCGCTCTACGACGCGAGCTACACCTGCGTGCTGGCCAACCGGACCTCCGACGCCCCGCCGGCGCTGTGCCGGGTCGTCGGCAAGCACTGCGAGAGCGGCGACATCCTGGTCCGCGACCTGTGGCTGCCCTCCGACGTGCAGGCCGGCGACCTGCTGGCCGTCGCCGCCACCGGCGCCTACTGCTGGTCGATGGCGAGCAACTACAACTACCTGCTCAAGCCGCCGGTGGTCGCCGTTCGCGACGGTGCCGCGACCGAGATCGTGCGCCGCCAGACGCTGGCCGACGTGTTCGCCCTCGACGCCGTCCTGGCCGACCAGGCGGCCCCCTCGCCGGCGCCGTCCCAGCCCGCCCCCGAGCACCCCGTGGGAGCCCGCTCGTGA